aaaagtaccctCGGCACGGGGCACATTTTCGGAAAAATTTGATTAACTGGGTTGGCCCAGTAGGCCGTGCGGCGAcatggcaaaatggcaaactGCCAAACTGCCAATTTTGTCCCATTGCGCTTTTAAGAATGGTGAAAATAGCCCATGTTTGATGCTTTCGTGATTTGGCGGTATGCCCATATGGCATACCGatttggtgattttttttttttttttttttttttttttgccaaaaattgGCCTGAACagtacatacaaaaaaaaaataaaataaaaaaagcgtatcattttttttttttaattttttagagtctatatatatattttaattaatttttttttttttccttagtatttttaaacatttaaaatataaaaaaaaaaaaatatatttttgcattaaaaaaaaaaaaaaaaacgcatatatgtatacatttatacgATTTTATATccacatatttatattttccaattGACAAACAcatttatccattttaaacaaaaaaaaaaaatcacattttatgtgaaaaaaggaagtttcACACGTGAAATTAACGAAAAAAGAAGGCGTAAGCGTATACCCCTTACTCagttatatttatttatttttttttttttatactcgtaaaaaatgtcagcaaaaggaaaaactggtCGCAAAAAGGCTGTTAAGGGAACCTCTAACTCTGCTAAGGCAGGACTTCAATTTCCAGTAGGAAGAATTGGAagatacttaaaaaaaggaaagtatGCCAAGAGAGTAGGAGCTGGAGCACCTGTGTACCTGGCCGCCGTGCTGGAGTACTTGTGTGCAGAAATTTTGGAGTTGGCTGGAAATGCTGCGAGAGACAATAAGAAGTCCCGAATCACCCCAAGACACATACAACTAGCTGTGAGAAATGACGAAGaattgaacaaatttttggcAGGTGTTACTTTTGCATCAGGAGGAGTTTTGCCAAACATCCACAATGTGTTACTACCAAAGAAGTCGCAACTTAAATCAGGGGCCACTGCCAATCAGGACTATTAGTGTGTCTGCCTTTTCTgcgctttccttttttttttttttcgtagcACGCACGCTGTGCATGTAAGTGTGTAAAATGCTTACGAGCGCACGTGCGATGTGTGTACAGTACCGTGTGGTGTATAGAACAAATCGCCAGACCCCAGCTTATATTTCCGTGCTGATATATTTTAGGGTATGCCGTTTGTCGTGTGTGGTCCGTGTGGGTGTACTTCCTATGTGGGTGTGCTTCCTATGTGGGTGCACTCTTCTGTTAGGCGTTTTGCTGAGAATGATGGGGCTTGCATCCATTCGCATGTACGTGCAAGTGGGTATGTTCTCATGAGTATACGCACTTGCATATACGTGCATGGTTGTTTTGCCTCTCCTTTTCTATGCTCACACCTGACAGGCACGAGCCGCGCCCCCCGCGCGGCTTACTGCACACGCTGACGCCGTTTATGAGAAGCCATTCGCGCCTGCCTCAATACTGCTTCTGTGCGTAATGTGCGCATGGTGCCGGTggacacataaaaaaatattaaaaaaaaaaaaatatataaatgagtACATCGTTATATGTGCTGCACAGCATACTCCTCAGCGTGTTTGTGTAGTGcctatatgcacatgtatacataaatatacatatatgtgaaaNNNNNNNNNNNNNNNNNNNNNNNNNNNNNNNNNNNNNNNNNNNNNNNNNNNNNNNNNNNNNNNNNNNNNNNNNNNNNNNNCCCTTACACATTCGCTTTATTAACTTACGTTGTGTGTGGCACTTCGTGCTCCATCTGTTTCTCTCACTGTAGTTTGTTCGCTGTCTTTGTGTGGCTGCCCCTTTTGGAAATCAAAAGGTGGAGTGTTGTGCTACGTTGAAAGATGCGAAGTGAACTCTGGGGGAGGATAGAAGGCTGCACCTGTCGTCACGCCTACTACGTACTATTACATCAcattacattatttttattattttttttttcccaaactGTAAACTACACATTTACAAGGTTTCACTAGAAGCCATTAAACACGAAAGTGATTCCGCTCGGCGATGGGCAGCGTTGTGGGGTTCACCTAATTAGGGTGTTGGTTTATggcgaaatggaagaacGTGTCAGAATTGCAATTTATTGtacggtttttttttttatcgtttgtCTAGAGCTGTTTTGATTGACTGCTGGAATTGGTGAACTGGTTCACGTGGGTGCACTACTCCACATAGGATGGGTGGGAGTCAGCGTGAACAGAAGGGAACACCTACGATGTTTCCACGTCGCCACTTCGTTTCATGCACTCATCGCAATTATTATAAgatttgcctcttttttctaGTAAACGCGAAGGTTGCGTAACTTCATTGCCAGGAAGAGATGGGgtatgtgtgtgggggggtcGGTCTCTTAATAGGTGCTCGGGAATATGTTTGTGAAACCTGGTTGTGGTTTTTCTGACCACGTGACGAGCAAAGCGTATTGGGTTGGTCGGGAAGGTGGTTCTTCCTGCGAGATGGGTGTTTGAAGATTACAGCTGGGACCGTCCCCCTCAGATCGCCATGTCATAGTTGGGCTACCTCAACAGGTTAATCAACAGCTACATGAGGAACTACCCACCCTGGTGGAGAATTCCCCCCATGGCACTTGCGCATGAATAAGAATTTTTGCCCCCCCCCTCTACCCTACACCTACTTCTGTTCTTTCCAGCGATTGAACTGCTAGTGCAAGCACCCTCAGTTAACACGTATACACGCATTCCTTCATACATACCATTCTTcgcgctgttttttttttttgcaggagAGAGATTAGCTTTGAACAAGctgtatgcacatttttttcgtttcgcCTTTTTTACCGTTTTTAGATGGACGGGAGGTAGAATGGGACCCCTCCTCCCGATGCGCTGTTTTATGATAGCAGTATAGAAGCGATCAGTCAGAGGGGCGACGCAAAAATGATTACTCCTTTAGTGGCTTGCCCATTAACCACTCCGCACATTTAGgaagaattcatttttataaaatttttacgatgcctttttcttattcGTAAAGTTAAGGCGGATGTACCTGTCGTCTCATCGTCTCCCTCACCCGTTTGTTCCACTTATGTCTCAATTGGAGAAAATTCACATGGCTAAAATGGTGAAGCGAGTAACGCGGTCGTGTGTGCGATGGGTATGccctttactttttttttttttttttttttgcaatccCCTTTGGGTGAATTTTCCATGTGCAGCATTTCGTCCTTTTACGAATGAGGAAAAATGACAGTGGGTGAGAGGAGCATGGACTGAAAGAAGTGCACCCCGTTGAGTGTAACTCCACGTTGAACGTAACTCCCCGTTTTGTTGTAACTGGAAAAATGTGTGCGAAACTGTTGGAACGTTAAACGGTCAGTTCGGTGTGCATCCAGTATGATACCCACATggaggttctttttttttttttttttttctcacaaatGGAATAGCTATGTGGACATCCCC
The window above is part of the Plasmodium cynomolgi strain B DNA, chromosome 11, whole genome shotgun sequence genome. Proteins encoded here:
- a CDS encoding histone H2A (putative) translates to MSAKGKTGRKKAVKGTSNSAKAGLQFPVGRIGRYLKKGKYAKRVGAGAPVYLAAVLEYLCAEILELAGNAARDNKKSRITPRHIQLAVRNDEELNKFLAGVTFASGGVLPNIHNVLLPKKSQLKSGATANQDY